The following coding sequences lie in one Cupriavidus taiwanensis LMG 19424 genomic window:
- the ltrA gene encoding group II intron reverse transcriptase/maturase has protein sequence MLTDEAQMHERVQPTAEEGGRNLPGADGGAEAGTAAVGQTKARAPSLMEAVVERSNMWLAYRRVVGNGGAAGVDALEVTALRDWLKVSWPSVRAALLGGQYIPQSVRAVDIPKPSGGVRTLGIPTVVDRLIQQALLQVLQPLYEPGFSESSYGFRPRRSAQQAVLQAQRYVQEGRRWVVDIDLEKFFDRVNHDILMSRVARQVKDVRVLKLIRRYLEAGLMRGGVVEARRQGTPQGGPLSPLLSNILLTDWDRELEKRGLAFCRYADDCNIYVRSQAAGQRLLAGMMTFLAERLNLQVNEAKSACARPWARKFLGYSLTAHRQAKLRIAPESLQRLTGRIKELMRKGRGRSLAHTIAVLNPVLRGWIGYFQHTQSKRPLEELDGWIRRRLRCLLWRQAKSRATRTVMLRRQGLTEDRAWHSARNGQGPWWNAGARHMGAAFPKGYFDALGLISLLDTQQRLQSRS, from the coding sequence ATGCTTACCGACGAAGCCCAAATGCACGAACGAGTGCAGCCCACAGCGGAGGAAGGCGGGCGGAACCTGCCCGGGGCCGATGGGGGTGCGGAGGCTGGCACGGCGGCTGTTGGGCAAACGAAAGCGCGGGCGCCATCGCTGATGGAGGCGGTGGTCGAGAGAAGCAACATGTGGCTGGCGTACCGGAGGGTGGTCGGCAATGGCGGTGCGGCCGGGGTGGATGCCTTGGAGGTGACGGCGTTGCGTGACTGGCTGAAGGTGAGCTGGCCAAGCGTCAGGGCGGCGTTGCTGGGTGGTCAGTACATCCCGCAGTCGGTGCGCGCGGTGGACATTCCCAAGCCTTCGGGCGGGGTGAGGACACTGGGCATCCCGACGGTGGTGGACCGGCTGATCCAGCAGGCGCTGCTGCAGGTTCTCCAACCGCTCTACGAACCGGGGTTCTCCGAGTCGAGCTATGGCTTCAGGCCGAGGCGCAGCGCCCAGCAGGCGGTCTTGCAGGCACAGCGGTACGTGCAGGAAGGCCGGCGATGGGTGGTGGACATCGACCTTGAGAAGTTCTTCGACCGGGTCAACCACGACATCCTGATGTCGCGGGTGGCACGGCAAGTGAAGGATGTCCGGGTGCTCAAGCTGATCCGGCGGTATCTGGAAGCGGGGCTAATGCGTGGCGGGGTGGTCGAGGCGAGGAGGCAGGGCACGCCGCAGGGCGGGCCGCTGTCGCCGCTGCTGTCGAACATTCTGCTGACGGATTGGGACCGTGAACTCGAGAAGCGGGGGTTGGCGTTCTGTCGCTACGCGGACGACTGCAATATCTACGTCCGAAGCCAGGCAGCAGGACAGAGGCTGTTGGCCGGGATGATGACGTTCCTTGCGGAGCGGCTGAATCTGCAGGTCAATGAGGCCAAGAGTGCCTGTGCGCGGCCTTGGGCACGCAAGTTCCTGGGCTACAGCCTGACAGCGCATCGTCAGGCCAAGCTGCGTATTGCCCCGGAAAGTCTGCAAAGACTGACCGGACGAATCAAGGAACTGATGCGCAAAGGGCGAGGAAGGAGCCTGGCTCACACGATAGCGGTGCTGAATCCGGTGCTGCGCGGGTGGATCGGGTACTTCCAGCACACCCAGAGCAAGCGGCCATTGGAGGAGCTGGACGGGTGGATACGGCGCCGGCTGCGGTGCTTGCTATGGCGGCAGGCCAAGAGCCGTGCTACCCGCACTGTGATGCTGCGTCGGCAAGGCTTAACGGAGGATCGCGCGTGGCACTCGGCTCGCAACGGGCAGGGCCCATGGTGGAATGCCGGGGCTCGCCACATGGGCGCGGCCTTCCCGAAGGGCTACTTCGACGCCTTGGGGTTGATCTCGCTGCTGGATACTCAGCAGCGCTTGCAGTCTCGTTCGTGA
- a CDS encoding metallophosphoesterase family protein encodes MMLNESEPLWLAHFSDLHYSPGNLAEADRCFGFAVENAIVSGCHVAVVSGDSTDHGLDAHTPAFGSLARRIHRLSGYCPVLMLQGTFSHEPPGTLDVFRLIGAQYPVYVADRIHQVAVCDGAFHPSGGPIFTDAEFDALLAQHGMPKVVFTCVPTVNKAVLAAAAGVANAATAVGDHLASYLVAAGTMNARLRSRGIATVGVSHGTVNGCQTEHGVPMAGFDHEFRIGALFEAECDGFLLGHIHRAQQWEREGRVVAYPGSIGRFHYGEIGAKGYLQWDIVPGRATAQLVETPARETVCVDFDGPPDMDALAAVAAEAADKFVRVRWTVNEEHRQLVDRDAIMALFGKSAELKIEARVLPAVRSRAEGISRAASLLEKLSRWGELTGVATGPLAERLALLESLDAQSIADGVLEQLRGMPAPEPAESPAWSEDFPSGASPFATPVDDVPTTRAEPLGLTPPAAPQMEWLTDDLFA; translated from the coding sequence ATGATGCTCAACGAGAGCGAACCCTTGTGGCTTGCCCACTTCTCTGACCTGCATTACTCGCCCGGCAACCTCGCCGAGGCCGACCGGTGTTTCGGATTCGCAGTTGAAAATGCCATCGTCTCCGGCTGCCACGTGGCCGTCGTGTCCGGCGATTCGACGGACCACGGACTCGATGCGCACACGCCGGCGTTTGGATCGCTCGCGCGGCGCATCCATCGGCTCTCGGGCTACTGCCCGGTTTTGATGCTACAAGGGACATTTAGCCACGAACCGCCCGGCACGCTGGACGTGTTCAGGCTCATCGGTGCGCAGTATCCGGTGTACGTCGCTGATCGCATCCACCAGGTGGCGGTGTGTGACGGCGCGTTTCACCCGTCTGGTGGTCCCATCTTCACCGACGCGGAGTTTGACGCCCTGCTGGCCCAACACGGCATGCCCAAGGTTGTCTTCACCTGCGTGCCGACTGTCAACAAGGCGGTGCTGGCTGCGGCCGCTGGCGTGGCCAATGCGGCAACCGCGGTGGGTGACCACCTGGCCAGCTACCTGGTGGCGGCGGGCACGATGAACGCTCGCTTGCGCAGTCGGGGAATCGCCACGGTCGGCGTCTCGCACGGCACGGTCAATGGCTGCCAGACCGAGCACGGCGTGCCCATGGCAGGCTTCGATCATGAGTTCAGGATCGGAGCCCTGTTCGAGGCCGAGTGCGATGGCTTCCTACTCGGCCACATCCACCGTGCCCAGCAATGGGAGCGGGAGGGCAGGGTGGTTGCCTATCCAGGCTCCATCGGACGCTTCCACTACGGCGAGATCGGCGCCAAAGGATACCTGCAATGGGACATCGTTCCGGGCCGGGCGACCGCGCAGCTGGTGGAGACGCCCGCGCGCGAGACGGTCTGCGTGGACTTCGATGGCCCGCCGGACATGGACGCATTGGCTGCCGTTGCGGCCGAGGCTGCCGACAAGTTCGTGCGCGTGCGCTGGACGGTGAACGAAGAGCATCGGCAGCTGGTCGACCGCGACGCCATCATGGCGTTGTTCGGCAAGAGCGCGGAGCTGAAGATCGAAGCCCGCGTCCTGCCCGCCGTGCGCAGCCGTGCCGAAGGCATCAGCCGTGCGGCAAGCCTACTCGAGAAGCTTTCGCGGTGGGGGGAACTGACCGGTGTTGCAACAGGCCCTCTCGCGGAACGGCTGGCGCTACTGGAATCGCTTGACGCGCAGTCGATTGCTGACGGCGTGCTTGAGCAGTTGCGCGGCATGCCGGCGCCGGAACCCGCGGAATCGCCCGCCTGGTCGGAGGATTTCCCATCCGGAGCCAGCCCGTTCGCGACGCCCGTCGATGATGTACCAACTACGCGTGCCGAACCACTGGGCTTGACCCCTCCAGCAGCGCCGCAGATGGAGTGGCTGACCGACGACCTTTTTGCGTAG